A region of Shewanella psychromarinicola DNA encodes the following proteins:
- a CDS encoding carbohydrate porin yields MKSINSLITASVLLLICNSSVQADNFSADNYLFGDIGGIRSQMHNAGIDVSLGYTFETGGNLTGGQHHATSYADQTVLGVNFDLEKLLDLSDANFHVALTNRGGQSQNINDKAEIGQLMQSIEVFGRGRVTRISEFYYEQKLLSDDLNIKLGRMNVGAEFGAFQCEFAYLGFCGSQFGNVNSTVYNWPISQWAGVVKYKLAPEWYVKTGVYQMNPSWLKNSQNLNLGSPHGTLGVTIPVELAWMPNLNDLPGTYKLGYWHDTVGGEGLYYNQDGNPLTIDGGKARQHDSKDGAYFVAEQQVTSVDGDSARGLSVFLMGTLNDQDITTVDKSLALGVNYQGPFAARPTDKWGLAAKYLHVNDSIADSAQLYNDNHALYMPIQETETVIASYYKFQVTKYSAIRPEIQYIHNPGGISENNDAWVVTLKGDIAF; encoded by the coding sequence ATGAAAAGTATAAATTCTCTCATAACAGCCTCAGTACTGTTACTTATTTGCAATAGTTCAGTACAAGCCGACAATTTCTCTGCGGATAACTATTTGTTCGGTGATATTGGTGGTATTCGTAGCCAGATGCATAATGCCGGTATCGACGTTAGCTTAGGTTATACCTTCGAAACCGGAGGTAACTTAACAGGTGGCCAACATCATGCCACTAGCTATGCCGATCAAACCGTTCTTGGTGTTAACTTCGACCTCGAAAAATTATTAGACTTATCCGATGCCAACTTCCATGTTGCACTGACCAATAGAGGTGGGCAGAGCCAGAATATTAATGATAAAGCTGAAATCGGCCAGTTAATGCAATCTATAGAAGTGTTTGGCCGCGGCAGAGTGACCCGTATTTCTGAGTTTTATTATGAGCAAAAACTACTTAGTGACGACCTCAATATTAAGTTAGGCCGTATGAATGTTGGCGCTGAATTTGGTGCTTTCCAATGTGAATTTGCCTATCTTGGATTCTGTGGATCCCAATTCGGTAATGTTAATTCCACGGTTTACAACTGGCCTATAAGCCAATGGGCGGGTGTCGTCAAGTATAAGCTAGCGCCAGAATGGTATGTAAAGACAGGGGTTTACCAAATGAACCCAAGCTGGCTTAAAAACAGTCAAAATCTTAATTTAGGCAGTCCTCATGGCACTTTGGGAGTGACGATTCCTGTAGAACTTGCTTGGATGCCCAACCTCAATGACTTACCAGGTACTTATAAACTGGGTTATTGGCATGATACCGTTGGAGGTGAAGGTCTTTACTACAATCAAGATGGTAATCCCTTGACTATTGATGGTGGCAAAGCACGTCAACATGACAGTAAAGATGGCGCTTATTTTGTCGCAGAGCAACAGGTTACTTCTGTAGATGGTGATTCTGCCCGCGGTCTTAGTGTGTTCCTTATGGGGACGTTGAACGATCAAGATATCACTACTGTGGATAAATCATTGGCATTGGGGGTGAATTATCAAGGTCCATTTGCTGCTCGTCCGACAGATAAATGGGGCTTAGCCGCTAAATACCTACATGTGAACGATAGCATAGCTGATAGCGCTCAGCTTTATAATGACAATCACGCACTTTATATGCCTATCCAGGAAACAGAGACGGTCATTGCTAGCTATTACAAATTTCAAGTGACTAAGTATTCTGCTATTCGTCCTGAAATTCAGTACATACATAATCCCGGTGGTATCAGTGAGAATAATGATGCTTGGGTAGTCACTCTCAAAGGTGATATTGCATTTTAA
- a CDS encoding AbiTii domain-containing protein, giving the protein MSSIILEIQADALNDNISIQSLLRKAYTVSIKLSIEESRQWIESEMNGYIAGSNVPLYRQIKGALRAFNPVRGLIPVQIDDDEIENSLSVFHFRQSVGEIESIIDKHGKGFSIPFTGEQLASLQNFMNSDFPFRLSYSATSLIPIVDSVRNTILQWALKLEQEGVTGENLSFSPDEVKRASMSTNINIANFQGVLGDVKDSELTQNLNLTITESNNFEQLAKYLTEHQIEKSDIANLKSAIEADGEPSASEQFGSKVSSWIGNMVSKAADGSWSISLATAANVLGVGISKFYGLS; this is encoded by the coding sequence ATGAGTTCAATTATTCTAGAAATACAAGCAGATGCATTGAATGACAATATTTCAATTCAGTCTTTGCTACGGAAAGCGTATACAGTATCTATTAAACTATCTATTGAAGAATCAAGGCAGTGGATAGAATCAGAAATGAATGGCTATATTGCGGGAAGTAATGTTCCACTGTACAGACAAATTAAAGGTGCACTTCGTGCTTTTAACCCTGTAAGGGGGCTTATTCCTGTACAGATCGATGACGATGAAATTGAAAATTCATTATCAGTCTTTCACTTTCGTCAGTCCGTTGGTGAAATTGAAAGTATTATCGATAAGCATGGTAAAGGGTTTTCTATTCCATTTACGGGTGAACAACTAGCCTCGTTACAAAACTTTATGAATAGTGACTTCCCTTTCCGGCTAAGTTACTCAGCGACGTCATTAATTCCAATTGTTGATAGTGTACGAAATACGATCCTTCAGTGGGCTTTAAAGCTGGAACAAGAGGGTGTTACTGGTGAAAATCTGAGTTTTAGTCCTGATGAGGTTAAAAGAGCAAGTATGAGTACAAACATTAATATAGCAAATTTTCAAGGTGTATTGGGAGACGTAAAGGATAGCGAGTTGACTCAAAATCTAAACCTTACCATTACTGAATCTAATAATTTTGAACAATTAGCAAAGTATTTAACTGAACATCAAATAGAAAAGTCTGATATTGCAAATTTGAAGTCCGCTATTGAGGCGGACGGTGAGCCTTCTGCCAGCGAGCAATTTGGTTCAAAGGTTAGTTCGTGGATTGGGAATATGGTGTCTAAGGCAGCCGATGGTAGCTGGTCAATTTCTCTTGCTACTGCTGCAAATGTATTAGGGGTAGGTATTAGTAAGTTTTATGGTTTGTCGTAA
- the ltrA gene encoding group II intron reverse transcriptase/maturase has product MMASNEVSASPDNAQWQSINWRVVKQHVLKLQMRIAKATREGKHGKAKALQWILTHSTSAKLLAVKRVSQNKGSKTPGIDGIIWNSDARCIGAVNQLSRKGYHAKPLRRIYIPKKNGKLRPLGIPCMIDRAQQALHLLALEPISETVADLNSYGFRPNRSTADAIAQCFKCLCMKRSSQWVLEGDIKACFDKIGHQWLIDNIQLDKRMLKQWLGCGFVDKGLFYKTAEGTPQGGIISPTLMLLTLAGLEQLVKSIACKTGNRVNFIGYADDFVITGSSKEVLVNEIKPQLIGFLQERGLTLSDEKTHITHIDDGFNFLGFNLRKYKGKLLIKPSKSNVLSFLSNLREFIRKHPTIPVNDLIKILNPKLRGWANYYRHCVAKRTFDYVGHQLFWLLWRWAVRRHPTKSKDWVRRKYYMNRIGGWQFHGWQKIANMDCHFNLVQIAQTPIKRHVKIRSASTPFDPQYLAYLVKRKPKKQSRNSWLDPVLAAM; this is encoded by the coding sequence ATGATGGCTTCAAACGAAGTTAGTGCATCTCCTGACAATGCTCAATGGCAATCCATTAACTGGAGAGTGGTTAAGCAACATGTATTAAAGCTTCAAATGCGCATTGCAAAAGCAACCCGAGAAGGTAAACACGGCAAGGCGAAAGCGTTGCAGTGGATACTCACCCACTCTACATCAGCAAAATTGCTTGCTGTTAAAAGAGTTTCTCAAAATAAAGGCAGCAAAACACCTGGAATCGACGGCATCATTTGGAACAGTGATGCTCGTTGTATAGGTGCGGTCAATCAACTGAGCCGAAAAGGCTATCATGCCAAACCGCTCAGGCGTATCTACATCCCCAAGAAAAACGGCAAGCTCAGACCTTTAGGCATTCCCTGCATGATAGACAGAGCGCAACAAGCGCTTCATCTTCTAGCCTTGGAGCCTATTTCGGAAACGGTGGCCGACCTCAATAGCTATGGCTTTCGACCTAACCGAAGTACAGCAGATGCAATTGCACAGTGCTTCAAATGTTTATGTATGAAGCGCTCTAGCCAATGGGTTCTTGAGGGTGACATCAAAGCTTGTTTCGATAAGATAGGTCATCAATGGCTCATCGACAACATTCAATTAGATAAGCGAATGCTGAAACAATGGCTTGGTTGTGGTTTTGTTGACAAAGGATTGTTCTATAAGACAGCGGAAGGAACACCACAAGGTGGGATAATATCTCCTACTCTTATGCTGCTCACGCTTGCTGGATTAGAACAATTGGTTAAGTCTATTGCCTGTAAAACAGGTAATAGAGTCAACTTTATCGGATATGCAGACGATTTTGTTATCACAGGTTCTTCGAAGGAAGTGCTCGTTAATGAAATCAAGCCGCAACTAATTGGTTTTCTACAGGAAAGAGGCTTAACACTCTCTGATGAGAAAACGCACATAACTCATATCGATGATGGTTTTAACTTTCTGGGATTCAATCTTAGAAAGTACAAAGGCAAACTGCTCATTAAACCGAGCAAGAGCAACGTTCTATCATTTTTGAGTAATCTACGTGAATTCATCAGAAAACATCCAACAATCCCCGTTAACGATTTAATCAAAATATTGAATCCGAAGCTGAGAGGATGGGCGAATTATTATCGTCATTGTGTGGCAAAGCGAACTTTCGATTATGTAGGCCATCAACTTTTCTGGTTGTTATGGCGATGGGCGGTAAGGCGTCACCCAACGAAAAGTAAGGACTGGGTACGTCGAAAATACTACATGAATCGGATAGGTGGGTGGCAATTCCACGGCTGGCAGAAAATCGCCAACATGGACTGTCATTTTAATCTGGTTCAGATAGCTCAAACGCCAATAAAGAGACATGTGAAAATCAGGAGTGCATCAACGCCATTCGATCCTCAATACCTAGCCTATTTGGTTAAGAGGAAACCGAAAAAGCAAAGTCGCAATTCTTGGCTCGATCCTGTTTTGGCTGCTATGTAG
- a CDS encoding SAVED domain-containing protein: MSDKTWGRIQWVFITIVTLFKKRYPLMSSGVALLVFSYPLKLLFEYTINLNLNGSEAPSWLREIGMTVERSNGFSNISGLLSAVAGMLLICSQLYVIFNNARSKSRVFITGMNAGDIKFPDELIPEIERMDVRETVNLGLSENVNAVDFINESVEMFNAEQKVDIYNRFIFNGGCEKLYLGGLHRIPLLVAYGTRFRANTKNILFFDKVQESGNWSLLTEENKNIQLDIIGDDTVPNENGNVGIAIGFTFPITEAQLPDEFKGHTLFIKPNCDVGHNLIMNQDNLLSICHEIKEEVSRLSSDNAVKKIHFFLCVQSCVALALGTKYQEGMHRNWVIHNYNGHKGEYDWFLEVEPNKVSTNH; the protein is encoded by the coding sequence TTGAGTGATAAAACGTGGGGAAGGATACAGTGGGTTTTTATAACAATAGTTACTTTGTTTAAGAAGCGTTACCCACTAATGTCTTCAGGGGTTGCACTTTTAGTATTTTCATACCCATTAAAATTATTATTTGAATATACAATCAATCTTAATCTAAATGGCAGTGAAGCTCCAAGTTGGCTTAGAGAAATTGGAATGACGGTAGAGAGAAGTAATGGTTTTAGTAATATATCAGGCCTATTATCTGCGGTTGCTGGTATGTTACTGATATGTTCTCAACTGTATGTAATATTCAACAATGCAAGGAGCAAATCAAGAGTTTTTATTACAGGCATGAACGCCGGTGATATAAAGTTCCCTGATGAACTGATACCAGAAATTGAAAGAATGGATGTAAGGGAAACCGTTAATCTTGGTTTAAGTGAAAATGTTAATGCAGTTGACTTTATAAATGAATCTGTAGAGATGTTTAATGCAGAACAGAAAGTAGATATTTACAATAGATTCATTTTTAATGGCGGATGTGAAAAACTCTATCTTGGTGGTCTTCACAGGATCCCTTTATTGGTAGCTTATGGAACTAGGTTTAGAGCTAATACAAAAAACATTTTATTCTTTGATAAAGTTCAGGAAAGCGGTAACTGGTCGTTACTTACTGAAGAAAATAAAAATATCCAATTAGATATAATAGGAGATGATACTGTACCAAATGAAAATGGTAACGTTGGAATCGCTATCGGATTTACATTTCCTATTACTGAAGCACAACTACCTGATGAGTTCAAAGGTCATACGCTATTTATAAAGCCTAACTGCGATGTTGGTCACAACTTGATTATGAATCAAGATAATCTTTTAAGTATTTGCCACGAGATTAAAGAGGAAGTTAGCAGGTTGTCCTCTGATAATGCTGTAAAGAAAATTCATTTCTTTCTCTGCGTACAAAGTTGTGTAGCACTAGCTCTAGGAACTAAATACCAGGAAGGTATGCATCGTAATTGGGTAATACATAATTATAATGGCCATAAAGGGGAGTACGATTGGTTTTTGGAAGTAGAACCTAATAAGGTTTCTACGAATCATTAG
- a CDS encoding Mov34/MPN/PAD-1 family protein: MKEYLLEVKEFGSIRIPNNIIERISTFRQLDSMDSESGGVLLGSHLNSIGRLKITDFTTPLKNDRQTRNSFFRSNQHNIEVQKVWKESCRRVTFLGLWHTHAEDIPTPSSVDIDDWKVTLRTSLYDGEGLVFLIIGNKSAKFWFGFKKSRQIDYIGEVSFE; this comes from the coding sequence ATGAAAGAGTACCTTCTAGAGGTTAAAGAATTTGGTTCTATAAGAATTCCAAACAATATAATTGAACGAATATCAACTTTTAGACAACTTGACTCTATGGACTCCGAATCTGGTGGGGTTCTTTTAGGCTCTCATTTGAATTCTATTGGCAGGCTAAAAATTACAGACTTTACGACTCCACTTAAGAATGACCGGCAGACTCGAAATAGCTTCTTTAGATCTAATCAACATAATATTGAAGTACAAAAGGTTTGGAAAGAAAGTTGTAGAAGAGTTACGTTTTTAGGGCTTTGGCATACACACGCAGAAGATATCCCTACACCGTCATCTGTAGATATAGATGATTGGAAGGTGACTCTTAGGACTTCTTTATACGATGGTGAAGGACTAGTTTTTTTAATTATAGGAAATAAATCAGCAAAATTTTGGTTTGGTTTCAAAAAATCACGTCAAATCGATTACATAGGAGAAGTTAGCTTTGAGTGA
- a CDS encoding ThiF family adenylyltransferase translates to MIELELDDLYDNLNTACLISNVKNKPFTYTHELQGNKKIWFVELEYTADFPKVLPRAKLLNNECIGKIPHVNNQGTICYQEEEGILINYHDPLSVLDYILTSIANALDRWSLKIFIDDLFEEYEGYIQADCKRVNSLCSPVSVINEAYLKVKKLKDGSYEPFLLYEHQDDIPISYSDISDTNSLQVIKVLCINFERFCYPPKDVFTSHYFKENKSSLSNCEVSRIDKYIKKVKSKRSHFIYLTFPRGGDFRAQVLLKFVSEKSDLHPLLDDNVEWEVTSFLQNRINKTYLLERGGANTNLQSSHVAVIGCGSVGSEVALMLSKSGVGKLTLIDSDWLDTDNIYRHRLGGEALKYNAIDNKGKVEGIPKVAKVHCLSNYIKSNIPFIDIEPIAAKAEIVLRNVTIDKVDVVIIAIGSPSESLHINALLKSRGIAKVVHCWNEAASVGGHSVKFNMTDCCLECLYTPHARTVQPIVYSLIKPGQNISKNLTGCAGVFTPFSYLDSSKTAIIASNQCIEFLEGKCNSSIRSWKNNDFAKYPTTEYFDSFSFETSSEIVKSQYCSVCN, encoded by the coding sequence ATGATAGAATTAGAACTAGATGACTTATATGACAATTTAAATACAGCCTGTCTAATCAGTAATGTAAAGAATAAACCATTTACTTATACCCACGAGCTTCAAGGGAATAAAAAAATATGGTTTGTAGAATTAGAATATACTGCAGACTTTCCAAAGGTGCTCCCTCGAGCAAAGCTGTTGAATAATGAGTGTATTGGAAAAATCCCTCACGTTAATAATCAGGGGACGATTTGTTATCAGGAAGAAGAAGGTATACTAATAAATTACCATGATCCTTTGTCGGTGTTAGATTATATTCTTACTTCTATAGCAAATGCTTTAGACCGATGGTCTCTGAAAATATTTATAGATGACTTATTTGAAGAGTACGAAGGGTATATTCAGGCAGATTGCAAAAGAGTTAACTCACTTTGCTCTCCTGTTAGTGTTATAAATGAGGCTTACCTTAAGGTAAAGAAGTTGAAAGATGGGTCTTATGAACCTTTCTTGTTATATGAACATCAGGATGATATTCCTATAAGTTATAGTGATATTAGTGATACGAACTCCCTTCAAGTAATTAAAGTTCTTTGCATCAACTTTGAAAGGTTTTGCTATCCTCCAAAAGATGTATTCACATCCCATTATTTTAAGGAAAATAAATCTTCACTTTCAAACTGTGAAGTTAGTAGAATCGATAAGTATATAAAAAAAGTAAAAAGTAAAAGAAGCCATTTTATTTACTTAACTTTTCCAAGAGGAGGTGATTTTAGAGCACAAGTATTATTAAAGTTTGTTTCTGAAAAGTCTGACTTACACCCATTATTAGATGATAATGTGGAGTGGGAAGTAACATCATTCCTGCAGAATAGAATAAATAAAACTTATTTATTAGAAAGAGGAGGAGCAAATACTAACCTTCAGAGCTCTCATGTAGCGGTGATTGGTTGCGGTTCAGTGGGCTCTGAAGTTGCGTTGATGCTATCTAAATCGGGCGTTGGCAAACTTACTTTGATTGACTCAGACTGGCTTGATACTGACAATATATATAGACATCGATTGGGAGGGGAGGCATTAAAATATAATGCGATTGATAATAAAGGGAAAGTCGAAGGAATTCCAAAGGTGGCAAAGGTGCACTGTTTAAGTAATTACATAAAAAGTAATATTCCTTTCATCGACATTGAGCCCATAGCAGCTAAAGCTGAAATAGTATTAAGAAATGTCACAATAGATAAAGTTGATGTAGTCATTATAGCAATCGGCTCCCCTTCGGAGAGTCTACATATTAATGCTTTATTAAAAAGTCGTGGGATAGCTAAAGTTGTACACTGTTGGAATGAAGCGGCTAGTGTTGGTGGACATTCAGTTAAATTTAACATGACGGATTGTTGTCTAGAGTGTTTGTATACACCGCATGCTAGAACCGTTCAGCCCATAGTATATTCTTTGATAAAACCAGGGCAGAACATATCAAAGAATCTGACTGGATGTGCTGGTGTATTTACACCGTTTTCTTATTTAGACTCATCAAAAACCGCTATTATTGCCTCAAATCAATGTATAGAGTTTCTAGAAGGTAAATGTAATTCAAGCATTAGAAGCTGGAAAAATAACGACTTTGCAAAATACCCAACAACAGAATACTTCGATTCGTTCTCATTTGAGACATCTTCTGAGATAGTAAAATCTCAATACTGTAGTGTTTGCAACTAA
- a CDS encoding nucleotidyltransferase domain-containing protein, with product MATLQEEFRVFHDEIRLGTYDEDQNLRDKRDTLIRELRNELKDEKIPDTERSLTFTKLDQGSYAMRTGIKPINDDYDIDVGVVFDITNDEYCSRNLKKLVFDALNKRHKRTVKYNKPCITVEYADGYHVDLAIYSNNNNDLHIAWGRSTATEQKWYESDPKGLKRWVSDVSNNAEYSKQFRCCVRYLKKWKAKHFTSIGNTAPPSIGLTVQARQHFIFNKDNDLTSLINIVRKIKSDFSMQFDLDDFILKRSISYKLPQKPYKNIYYKMSLLQQDQFYEKLVSLEEALCEARDENSEQAASLILRKVFGKDFPLVENIKRADIRPVIGTGFNA from the coding sequence GTGGCGACATTGCAGGAAGAGTTTAGAGTATTTCATGATGAAATTAGACTTGGTACGTATGATGAAGACCAAAATCTCAGAGACAAGAGGGATACCCTCATTAGAGAATTACGTAATGAGCTTAAAGATGAAAAAATTCCTGATACAGAGAGGTCCTTAACCTTCACTAAGCTTGATCAAGGCTCATACGCTATGAGGACAGGTATTAAGCCAATAAATGATGATTATGATATTGATGTTGGGGTTGTGTTTGACATTACCAATGATGAGTACTGCTCTCGCAATCTAAAAAAGTTAGTTTTTGATGCTCTTAATAAGCGACATAAGAGAACAGTAAAATATAATAAACCCTGTATTACAGTCGAGTACGCTGACGGCTACCATGTGGATTTGGCAATTTACTCTAATAATAACAATGATTTACATATAGCCTGGGGGAGGAGTACAGCGACAGAACAGAAGTGGTATGAGTCAGATCCTAAAGGTCTGAAGCGTTGGGTATCAGACGTATCGAATAATGCAGAATACTCAAAACAGTTCAGATGCTGTGTTCGTTACCTAAAAAAATGGAAGGCGAAACACTTCACAAGTATCGGGAATACCGCACCACCGTCGATAGGGTTAACTGTTCAGGCTAGACAGCACTTTATCTTCAACAAAGATAATGACCTTACATCTCTAATCAATATAGTAAGAAAGATTAAGTCCGATTTTAGTATGCAATTTGATCTGGATGATTTTATTCTAAAAAGAAGCATAAGTTACAAGCTTCCTCAGAAACCATATAAAAACATATATTATAAAATGTCTCTTTTACAGCAGGATCAATTCTATGAAAAGTTAGTATCATTAGAAGAGGCTCTTTGCGAAGCTCGTGATGAAAATTCAGAGCAAGCAGCGAGTCTTATACTTCGAAAAGTATTTGGCAAAGACTTTCCTTTGGTGGAAAATATAAAGCGGGCAGATATTAGACCCGTGATAGGTACAGGTTTTAATGCATGA
- a CDS encoding tetratricopeptide repeat protein, with product MHKDGSIAGKIDFIQAFEAFSSGASLGDRPSQIFLASAYETGEGVKINYKEALKWHLAAAQDNDTEQLKVCDYYTNGWGTKIDYKKSFEYCRRASINGNAEATQRLANHFYRGWGVEKNIMKAYSLLIVSKELGNTSVDKYLSYIKTLLSEDEILKSQGEVEFWLEEITIKELQNIHLKRTSGL from the coding sequence ATGCATAAAGATGGCTCGATAGCCGGTAAGATTGATTTTATACAAGCATTTGAAGCTTTTTCTTCTGGAGCTAGTTTAGGAGATCGCCCTTCGCAGATCTTTTTGGCATCAGCATATGAAACTGGAGAAGGCGTTAAGATTAACTATAAAGAAGCTCTTAAGTGGCATTTGGCCGCCGCACAAGATAACGATACAGAACAGCTCAAAGTCTGTGATTATTATACAAATGGTTGGGGAACGAAAATAGACTACAAAAAATCGTTTGAGTATTGTAGGCGAGCATCAATAAATGGTAATGCGGAAGCAACGCAAAGATTAGCCAATCATTTCTATAGAGGATGGGGCGTTGAGAAAAATATAATGAAAGCCTATAGTCTCTTAATCGTATCGAAAGAACTAGGCAATACTTCTGTAGATAAATACCTATCTTACATTAAGACTTTGTTGTCAGAAGATGAAATACTCAAGTCACAAGGGGAAGTTGAGTTTTGGCTTGAAGAAATAACTATCAAGGAATTGCAAAATATCCATCTAAAAAGGACGTCTGGACTTTAG
- a CDS encoding SLC13 family permease, translating to MNIMTLPPLPDVHALAVLLLVLLALFLFTRESIAIETSSLFILAVLSIGFTVFPYINAQGQHLEALQFFSGFGHEALVAVCALMIAGNGLVRTGALVPLGRILARLWRVSPVLSMLLTLLIGAFLSAFVNNVPIVVLLLPILISVSLRTGAPASGVLMPMGFATLVGGMSTSIGTSTNLLVVSVAADMGLRRLQMFDFFVPAAIVAGIAIVYLWLIAPRLLPARKAILSDTSPRIFSAQLVILEDGFSVGKTLTELTEKTSGLLEVSRIMRGSGTYIVPLPDAQIQAGDRLMVNETPDNLKELESALEAMLYVGDNPVDEEHPLSGEGQQIAEIVVMQGSPLLGMTLRQVNFYNRYQLMVLAIHRGESSVETLREKIAQARLRIGDVLLVQGNQDTIGEIKRAGELLVLDATADLPHTDKALTALLIMAGIILVSAFGGVPIAISAVGGVLLMLITRCLTWQHASMALSTQVILIVAASLAMGAALLKTGGAEYLAQVFVALTAGASSAVIVSGLMLLMAIMTNIVSNNAAAVIGTPIAISIAQQLQVDPEPFVIAVLFGANMSYATPMAYKTNLLVMHAGGYKFIDFVRVGVPLTIIVWLSLSLLLPVIYSLSW from the coding sequence ATGAATATCATGACTTTGCCACCGCTTCCTGATGTGCATGCACTTGCAGTGCTATTGCTTGTCTTGCTTGCTCTGTTTCTGTTTACCAGAGAATCTATTGCCATTGAGACGTCGAGTCTGTTTATTCTGGCAGTGCTGAGCATAGGTTTTACTGTTTTTCCTTACATCAACGCCCAGGGGCAACATCTTGAGGCGCTGCAATTTTTCAGTGGTTTTGGCCATGAAGCGCTGGTGGCTGTGTGTGCATTGATGATTGCCGGAAACGGCTTGGTGCGCACGGGAGCCCTGGTGCCTCTTGGCCGAATTCTAGCGCGTTTATGGCGAGTAAGCCCTGTATTGAGTATGTTGCTGACCCTGCTGATTGGCGCTTTTCTCAGTGCATTTGTCAATAATGTGCCGATAGTCGTGCTGCTGCTTCCTATTCTGATCAGTGTCTCGCTGCGAACCGGAGCGCCTGCTTCGGGGGTGTTAATGCCAATGGGGTTTGCGACGCTGGTGGGCGGCATGAGTACCAGTATAGGTACCTCGACGAATTTGTTAGTGGTCTCGGTGGCTGCTGATATGGGCCTGAGAAGACTGCAGATGTTTGATTTTTTTGTACCAGCAGCAATCGTTGCCGGCATTGCCATTGTTTATCTATGGTTGATTGCACCACGCCTACTGCCTGCACGTAAGGCCATACTCAGCGATACCTCTCCAAGAATATTTTCCGCCCAACTGGTGATATTGGAAGACGGTTTTTCCGTCGGCAAGACATTGACAGAGCTGACCGAAAAGACCTCAGGGTTGCTGGAAGTATCACGCATCATGCGGGGTAGCGGAACCTATATTGTCCCCTTGCCGGATGCGCAAATTCAGGCAGGGGACAGGTTGATGGTCAATGAAACGCCGGACAATCTTAAGGAGCTGGAAAGTGCTCTGGAGGCCATGCTCTATGTCGGCGATAACCCGGTGGATGAAGAGCATCCATTATCCGGTGAGGGACAGCAGATCGCCGAAATAGTTGTCATGCAAGGTTCTCCTCTGCTTGGCATGACCTTAAGGCAAGTTAACTTTTATAATCGCTATCAGTTAATGGTCCTGGCAATACATCGGGGGGAAAGCTCAGTCGAGACGCTGCGCGAAAAAATAGCCCAGGCTCGCCTGCGCATCGGTGATGTTCTGCTGGTGCAGGGTAATCAAGATACCATAGGTGAAATCAAACGAGCGGGTGAGCTATTGGTTCTCGATGCGACCGCAGACCTGCCGCACACCGATAAAGCGCTAACGGCTCTGCTGATCATGGCTGGGATTATTCTTGTGTCGGCATTTGGGGGCGTTCCCATTGCGATCAGCGCAGTCGGTGGTGTATTACTGATGCTGATCACCCGCTGCTTAACCTGGCAGCATGCTTCCATGGCGCTGAGCACCCAGGTTATTCTGATTGTCGCGGCGAGTTTGGCGATGGGGGCTGCATTATTGAAAACCGGCGGTGCAGAGTATTTGGCCCAAGTCTTTGTGGCCTTAACGGCGGGGGCTTCTTCGGCGGTTATTGTGTCTGGACTGATGTTGTTAATGGCAATTATGACCAATATTGTTTCCAATAATGCTGCGGCAGTCATTGGTACTCCCATTGCTATCAGCATCGCGCAGCAACTGCAGGTTGATCCCGAACCCTTTGTTATTGCTGTGCTGTTTGGCGCCAATATGAGTTACGCCACCCCCATGGCGTATAAGACTAACCTGCTGGTAATGCATGCGGGTGGTTATAAGTTTATCGATTTTGTCCGTGTGGGCGTTCCCCTAACGATCATTGTCTGGCTGAGTTTATCGCTATTACTGCCGGTCATATATTCGCTCAGTTGGTAA